A stretch of the Candidatus Thermoplasmatota archaeon genome encodes the following:
- a CDS encoding AAA family ATPase, which produces MLISISGSQGAGKTTIINELKQRGFPVVERKTSRSILQDWNVTLEEVNTDLALAVKFQEEILKRKWYDELTYYDNKEICFTERTYIDLMVYAIITFGKHNEYAEWLDEYCSRCLARTKGSYIHNFFIKAGHFQIEKDGVRGHSKYYSKLVDTTMLSFYKENIEPYHLTVIDTPTIEDRVNIIFDKLNHNLILTHSSK; this is translated from the coding sequence ATGCTAATATCTATTTCTGGTTCCCAAGGAGCAGGAAAAACAACTATAATTAATGAATTAAAGCAACGTGGTTTTCCTGTTGTTGAACGTAAAACGTCACGATCTATTTTGCAAGATTGGAACGTGACCCTTGAAGAAGTAAACACAGATCTGGCTCTTGCTGTCAAATTTCAAGAAGAAATTTTAAAACGTAAATGGTATGATGAATTAACATACTACGATAACAAAGAAATTTGTTTTACCGAACGCACATACATTGATCTCATGGTTTATGCCATTATTACGTTTGGAAAGCACAATGAATATGCTGAATGGCTTGATGAGTATTGTTCTCGTTGTTTGGCCCGCACCAAAGGCAGTTATATCCATAATTTTTTTATAAAAGCTGGACATTTTCAAATAGAAAAAGACGGAGTAAGAGGACATAGTAAATATTATAGCAAATTAGTCGATACAACAATGCTCTCTTTTTACAAAGAAAATATTGAACCTTATCATTTAACCGTAATTGATACTCCAACGATTGAAGATAGGGTTAATATAATTTTTGACAAATTAAATCATAATCTTATATTGACACATTCTTCCAAATAA
- a CDS encoding GTP cyclohydrolase, FolE2/MptA family yields the protein MPENKFRHNDYSEHMPHLDFKYDQEFYPDDKDLPDPQIDPFIPGAAVKLDKVGVTGVDLPVKFIRRDGTIEKLHTKVSLYGSLDNPNAKGLNLSRFPIAMHEEIANHMSIEGLTNILDKLQQKQGSTHLYCKMRFKYPWTQEALRTREELPVNAPESEVFKVVEGVKLSHEKMKGFIFYDCILEGQKHGDQYKFFLTVEYIYSSTCPCSFELAQDAMQKRGKAANGHSQRSIGRITVQFDPKNVVYIEDVVELCRKQVPTEVVVICKRRDEQAFAELNGSNLLFTEDAARLLYEGLDNWFNEGKILDFSIVTEHLESLHPWSATAVVSKGVPGGLR from the coding sequence ATGCCAGAAAACAAGTTCAGACATAATGATTATTCAGAACACATGCCACATCTTGATTTTAAATATGATCAAGAATTTTATCCTGACGACAAAGATTTGCCAGATCCACAAATTGATCCGTTCATTCCAGGTGCTGCAGTTAAACTCGATAAAGTAGGTGTTACAGGTGTTGATTTACCTGTTAAATTTATTCGGCGAGATGGAACTATCGAGAAGTTACATACGAAAGTTTCTCTCTATGGATCATTAGATAATCCAAACGCGAAAGGATTAAACTTGTCACGTTTTCCTATTGCGATGCATGAAGAAATTGCAAACCACATGTCAATCGAAGGTTTGACAAACATTCTTGATAAATTACAACAAAAACAAGGCTCAACACATCTTTATTGCAAAATGAGATTCAAGTACCCTTGGACTCAAGAAGCACTTCGTACTCGTGAAGAATTACCAGTTAATGCACCCGAAAGTGAAGTTTTTAAAGTTGTAGAAGGTGTAAAACTAAGTCATGAAAAAATGAAAGGTTTTATTTTTTATGATTGCATTCTTGAAGGTCAGAAACATGGTGATCAGTATAAGTTTTTTCTAACGGTAGAATACATATATTCTTCAACGTGTCCTTGTTCTTTTGAATTAGCACAAGACGCTATGCAAAAGCGCGGTAAGGCTGCAAACGGACATTCACAGCGTAGCATCGGTCGTATTACAGTTCAATTTGACCCAAAAAATGTGGTTTATATTGAAGACGTTGTTGAACTGTGTCGTAAACAAGTACCAACTGAAGTCGTTGTTATTTGCAAACGCAGAGACGAGCAAGCGTTTGCTGAATTAAACGGATCAAATCTCCTCTTCACTGAGGATGCAGCTCGCCTCTTATATGAGGGTCTTGATAACTGGTTTAATGAGGGTAAGATTTTAGATTTTAGCATCGTGACAGAACATCTTGAATCCCTCCATCCTTGGTCCGCGACAGCTGTAGTTTCAAAGGGAGTTCCTGGGGGATTGAGGTAA
- a CDS encoding superoxide dismutase has product MFKPIKLPYAFNALEPTISSANLDLHYSKHYKGYIKKLNELAKRIDKYSSLERLVKDSSANAAIGDTAVFNMAAQVWNHEFFWKSMTPNETKPSFRFQRQIEKSFKSLKDLKEQFEEAGINHFGSGWVWLVMHKEKKTLSIQTTHDADTPIVHYSYVPLLVCDVWEHAYYPTYQHNRTEYLKNFWFIANWKFASENYENNLTIHGN; this is encoded by the coding sequence ATGTTTAAACCAATAAAACTACCCTATGCATTCAATGCGCTTGAGCCAACAATAAGTTCAGCAAATTTAGATCTTCATTATTCAAAACATTACAAAGGATATATTAAGAAACTAAACGAACTAGCAAAACGGATCGACAAATACAGTTCGTTAGAAAGGTTGGTTAAAGATTCATCAGCAAATGCAGCAATTGGTGATACAGCGGTATTCAATATGGCTGCGCAAGTCTGGAACCATGAATTTTTTTGGAAGAGTATGACCCCCAATGAAACGAAACCTTCGTTTCGGTTTCAACGCCAAATTGAAAAAAGTTTTAAATCACTGAAGGATTTAAAGGAACAATTTGAAGAAGCTGGAATTAATCACTTTGGTTCAGGATGGGTCTGGTTGGTTATGCACAAAGAAAAGAAAACGCTAAGTATACAAACAACACACGATGCTGATACACCGATTGTGCATTATTCTTATGTTCCTTTATTGGTTTGCGATGTTTGGGAACATGCATATTATCCAACATACCAACATAACCGTACTGAATACCTTAAAAACTTCTGGTTCATAGCAAATTGGAAGTTTGCATCCGAAAATTACGAGAATAACCTAACAATACACGGCAATTAA
- a CDS encoding exonuclease domain-containing protein produces MVDKPRGYFDKVLAKDCETSGMNYNTVDPSIGFQSISWGLIVADAETFTPIEKLYVEIKWDGKSQWSDEAEKIHGLSRDHLEKNGLTKEEAAAEIGNLIYRHWNPKSDFSYQRNVRCLGHNVATFDIWFMRNLLEPFGIMFPTGNRFIDTSSIAFATFGCFNSDDAFDLIGIKRNKHNALADAQASLDFVKTVRKLCNSFLGE; encoded by the coding sequence ATGGTGGATAAACCACGCGGATACTTTGATAAAGTGCTGGCAAAAGACTGTGAAACAAGCGGTATGAATTACAATACCGTTGACCCATCTATTGGTTTTCAGTCAATTTCGTGGGGATTAATCGTTGCTGACGCAGAAACGTTTACACCAATTGAAAAACTGTATGTTGAAATTAAATGGGACGGAAAAAGTCAATGGTCAGATGAAGCTGAAAAAATACACGGTCTGTCGCGAGATCATTTAGAAAAGAATGGATTAACGAAGGAAGAGGCTGCAGCAGAAATCGGAAATTTAATATATAGACACTGGAATCCAAAAAGTGATTTTAGTTATCAACGAAACGTTCGTTGTCTTGGACATAATGTAGCAACGTTTGACATTTGGTTTATGCGTAATCTACTTGAACCATTTGGAATTATGTTCCCAACAGGCAATAGATTTATAGATACTTCAAGCATTGCGTTTGCAACGTTTGGTTGTTTTAATTCTGACGATGCATTTGACTTAATTGGTATAAAACGTAATAAACACAATGCTTTAGCTGATGCTCAAGCGTCTTTAGATTTTGTTAAAACCGTGAGAAAACTATGCAATTCATTTTTAGGAGAATAA
- a CDS encoding phosphoribosyltransferase family protein codes for MEILTNPTYDQIHDGCINLSNQIKQNLPKVDYIIGLARGGLFPAVIISHILNVPMLTVHYSSKEGVGDNKNHENILPDLSPRKSYVFVDDIADSGKTLAEIFKYYTLKKVVIHTAVLYYKEHKTNHLFAPDWYWQMIYEDTGWICFPWEKQ; via the coding sequence ATGGAAATTTTAACTAATCCAACGTATGATCAAATACACGACGGTTGTATTAATCTTTCAAATCAAATTAAACAAAACTTACCAAAAGTGGATTATATAATTGGTCTGGCTAGAGGTGGACTGTTTCCTGCGGTTATAATTTCACACATTCTAAATGTACCTATGTTAACCGTTCACTATTCTTCTAAAGAAGGTGTTGGTGATAACAAAAATCATGAAAATATTTTACCCGATCTCTCACCAAGAAAGAGTTATGTTTTTGTTGATGATATTGCTGATTCGGGTAAAACATTAGCAGAGATTTTTAAATATTACACACTGAAAAAAGTTGTTATACATACCGCAGTTCTATACTACAAAGAGCATAAAACAAATCATTTGTTTGCTCCTGACTGGTATTGGCAAATGATATACGAAGACACAGGTTGGATTTGCTTTCCTTGGGAAAAGCAATAA
- a CDS encoding DUF3135 domain-containing protein has translation MLEYSFDYWLDLFKKDPKEFERQRNLILENTVNQWYPYDHEKAHKILAQINAANMRLDRIKNNMERFNQIQVMFWKQVKIFNESLHGNISHNKSVSNSAKVINLSEFNKAKPPC, from the coding sequence ATGTTGGAATATTCATTTGATTATTGGCTTGACCTGTTCAAAAAGGATCCAAAAGAGTTTGAGCGCCAAAGAAATTTAATATTGGAAAACACAGTAAATCAATGGTACCCGTATGATCATGAAAAGGCACATAAAATCCTAGCACAAATAAACGCTGCTAATATGCGACTCGATAGAATTAAAAATAATATGGAACGATTTAACCAAATACAAGTCATGTTTTGGAAACAAGTTAAAATTTTTAACGAAAGTTTGCACGGAAATATTTCGCATAATAAAAGCGTTAGTAATTCTGCAAAAGTAATAAATCTATCAGAGTTCAACAAAGCTAAACCCCCTTGTTGA
- the ald gene encoding alanine dehydrogenase — MRIGLLKETKNGERRVGLTPESVHQLVNAGHVVFVQHDAGEGVGISGEQYQKVGAIVVDTAKEVITESDMIVKVKEPSLIEASLFKENQIIFCYLHLAPNPALTRVLLDKKVIGVAFETITSKNGNPLLCPMSVVAGRMATQIGAHLLQCSKGGRGLLISGVPGIVPPAKVVVLGGGTVGTNAAEIAVGMGAAVIIIDNREESLKRVKSKFGDRVDISFLTNEVLEYELTTADIAIGATHVAGALTTKVVSEELVKKMKRGSVIVDVAIDQGGCFETSRVTTLSEPTFIKHGVIHYCVPNMPGDVPFTSTYALNNFLLPYVLDIANKGIVQACKEDKDVCNGLHVFKGNTTNKYIAATLENGVYVDPISLLCV, encoded by the coding sequence ATGAGAATAGGTTTACTCAAAGAAACAAAAAATGGAGAACGTAGAGTAGGATTAACACCCGAAAGTGTGCACCAATTAGTTAACGCTGGTCATGTTGTCTTTGTGCAACATGACGCAGGTGAAGGCGTGGGTATCTCAGGAGAACAATACCAAAAAGTAGGTGCAATTGTTGTTGACACAGCAAAAGAGGTTATAACCGAATCAGATATGATTGTTAAAGTGAAAGAACCTTCACTTATAGAAGCATCTTTGTTTAAAGAAAATCAAATTATTTTTTGTTATTTGCATCTTGCTCCAAACCCTGCATTGACAAGAGTACTTCTTGATAAAAAAGTTATTGGAGTAGCATTTGAAACGATTACTTCCAAAAACGGAAATCCGCTTCTTTGCCCAATGTCAGTTGTTGCTGGAAGAATGGCAACACAAATTGGGGCACATTTATTACAATGTTCTAAGGGGGGAAGGGGACTTTTAATTTCAGGAGTTCCGGGAATAGTACCACCAGCAAAGGTTGTAGTTCTTGGTGGTGGTACTGTTGGAACAAATGCTGCAGAAATTGCTGTTGGTATGGGTGCAGCTGTTATCATTATTGATAACAGGGAAGAATCATTAAAACGGGTAAAATCTAAATTTGGAGATCGAGTGGATATCTCGTTTTTAACAAACGAAGTACTTGAGTATGAACTTACAACTGCTGATATAGCTATTGGTGCAACACATGTTGCTGGTGCCTTAACAACCAAAGTAGTCAGCGAAGAATTGGTTAAAAAAATGAAAAGAGGCTCTGTTATTGTTGATGTTGCTATAGACCAAGGTGGTTGTTTTGAAACATCAAGAGTAACAACATTATCAGAACCAACATTTATTAAACACGGGGTAATACATTACTGTGTACCAAATATGCCTGGTGATGTTCCGTTTACATCAACATACGCACTAAATAATTTTTTGTTGCCGTACGTTTTGGATATTGCCAACAAAGGAATTGTACAAGCGTGTAAGGAAGATAAAGATGTTTGTAATGGTCTTCATGTATTTAAGGGAAATACTACAAACAAGTATATTGCCGCCACGCTTGAAAATGGTGTTTATGTAGATCCTATTTCATTACTTTGTGTATAA
- a CDS encoding NUDIX hydrolase, with protein sequence MTKQLIFRAAVIPYYIEDGVVKMLFMKPSNTFYGGDAFQIAKGRIEDDETAEQTAIREGYEELGLRPDNTLSFVNFGVFLGRTTFFLAKVADKNRFDTPHFETAETRWMTCEEFQRKGRDIHRAVVMSAMNLIELLEGMT encoded by the coding sequence ATGACAAAACAGTTAATCTTTAGAGCTGCAGTAATTCCATATTATATTGAAGATGGAGTTGTTAAGATGCTTTTTATGAAACCATCAAATACTTTTTATGGTGGTGATGCGTTTCAAATAGCAAAGGGAAGAATTGAAGACGACGAAACGGCCGAACAAACAGCAATTCGTGAAGGGTACGAAGAATTAGGATTAAGACCAGATAATACATTATCTTTTGTAAATTTTGGTGTTTTTCTCGGAAGAACAACTTTTTTTCTTGCAAAAGTTGCTGATAAAAATCGATTTGATACACCTCACTTTGAAACAGCCGAAACGCGTTGGATGACATGCGAGGAATTTCAGAGAAAAGGCAGAGATATCCACAGGGCAGTGGTGATGTCTGCAATGAATTTAATAGAATTGTTAGAAGGGATGACATGA
- a CDS encoding 6-carboxytetrahydropterin synthase, with product MNKWMIDKQFSFCYGHRVWVQKLEQEFCAKGDTKTKCRHLHGHEGLVHVFLESSELNKQGMVTDFKHLGWLKDFLDNNVDHKFILDLNDPYFSSIINAEPIFDVEGQKPLLGLAQKSKLNYQAVLISAIPVLIPGTNHLTGYALDTKDMEGPEKEFYEGFFLVNFVPTSENLCKWLFECAQAKMSLINVQVSRIDWFETPKSRSSYFA from the coding sequence ATGAACAAGTGGATGATTGATAAACAGTTTAGTTTTTGTTATGGACACCGTGTGTGGGTTCAAAAACTTGAACAGGAATTTTGCGCTAAGGGTGATACCAAAACAAAATGTCGCCACCTCCACGGTCATGAGGGTCTTGTTCACGTATTTCTTGAATCGTCAGAATTAAATAAACAAGGTATGGTCACTGATTTCAAACATCTTGGATGGCTCAAGGATTTTCTTGATAACAACGTTGATCATAAGTTCATTCTCGACTTAAATGACCCATACTTTTCAAGCATTATTAACGCGGAACCAATTTTTGACGTAGAGGGACAGAAACCGTTGTTGGGTCTTGCTCAAAAGAGCAAACTTAACTACCAAGCTGTACTCATTAGCGCGATACCAGTGTTGATACCGGGAACAAACCATCTTACTGGCTACGCATTAGACACAAAAGATATGGAAGGTCCGGAGAAAGAGTTTTACGAAGGATTTTTCCTTGTAAATTTTGTTCCTACTTCAGAAAACCTTTGCAAATGGCTGTTTGAATGTGCCCAAGCCAAAATGTCACTAATAAATGTGCAAGTTTCACGCATAGACTGGTTTGAAACACCAAAAAGTCGATCTTCCTATTTTGCTTAG
- a CDS encoding AAA family ATPase produces MVQLILIRGLPDSGKSTMVREYVKQGYLHFEADMYFERDGKYEFRPALLPKAHAWCLSQTKRALEEGKDVVVSNTFSRKWELQPYLDLGYPTKILTATGNYKNIHGVPDETIKRMKDRWED; encoded by the coding sequence ATGGTACAACTGATCTTAATTCGTGGTTTGCCTGATAGCGGTAAATCAACCATGGTAAGAGAATATGTTAAGCAAGGTTATCTTCACTTCGAAGCTGATATGTATTTTGAACGTGATGGTAAGTATGAATTTAGACCTGCACTTTTGCCGAAAGCTCATGCATGGTGTCTTAGTCAAACTAAACGTGCTCTTGAAGAAGGCAAAGATGTTGTCGTTAGCAATACGTTTTCTCGGAAGTGGGAACTTCAACCGTACTTAGATCTTGGATATCCAACGAAGATTCTTACTGCAACTGGTAACTACAAGAATATTCATGGTGTGCCGGACGAAACGATTAAAAGAATGAAAGATCGATGGGAAGATTAA
- a CDS encoding SprT-like domain-containing protein, whose amino-acid sequence MVNVSAEIRKRIENKINDCLAIANKHYNPVCPFKMPKVEYNLHGTCGGLAYPTQWRLRFHPVFIAENTEDYIENTVPHEVAHLIDYEVHKLHVQGFGYRVKRRSIHGPTWRAVMRLLGANPARCHTYDTSNVQRKSSFMYECPCCKKEFRLGPTRHKKIQNGAIYWCSSCGRDRGNLVYQQANQSAKLAVTKPVQAKPPKAGSKIERAYFFVKNNKDICGRNSLIAGIALELNCSRAMAQTYYYTVLKRLEA is encoded by the coding sequence ATGGTCAATGTTTCTGCAGAGATCCGCAAGCGGATTGAGAACAAAATCAACGACTGTCTCGCGATTGCGAACAAGCACTATAACCCGGTGTGTCCGTTCAAAATGCCAAAGGTTGAGTACAATCTTCATGGTACGTGCGGGGGTCTTGCTTACCCGACTCAGTGGCGCCTTCGTTTTCATCCTGTGTTTATCGCTGAGAATACAGAAGATTACATTGAGAATACTGTGCCGCATGAGGTCGCGCATCTCATTGACTATGAAGTGCATAAACTGCATGTTCAGGGATTTGGTTATCGTGTAAAGCGGCGGTCCATTCACGGTCCAACGTGGAGAGCCGTGATGCGTTTGCTTGGAGCAAATCCTGCTCGTTGTCATACATATGACACCTCGAATGTACAAAGGAAATCTAGTTTCATGTATGAGTGCCCTTGTTGCAAAAAGGAATTTCGCCTTGGTCCAACACGCCACAAAAAAATTCAAAATGGAGCGATTTACTGGTGTTCTTCGTGTGGTAGGGATAGGGGTAATCTCGTGTATCAGCAAGCCAATCAAAGTGCGAAGTTAGCGGTCACGAAACCGGTGCAAGCTAAACCACCGAAGGCTGGATCGAAGATTGAGCGTGCGTACTTCTTTGTCAAAAATAACAAGGATATTTGCGGTCGAAATAGTTTGATCGCTGGTATTGCTCTTGAGCTGAACTGTTCGCGGGCAATGGCACAGACCTACTACTACACTGTGCTCAAGAGGTTGGAAGCTTGA